The following proteins come from a genomic window of Plectropomus leopardus isolate mb chromosome 11, YSFRI_Pleo_2.0, whole genome shotgun sequence:
- the cald1b gene encoding caldesmon 1b codes for MDDDFEHRMELRRQRREQMRLESENVGYANNDDEEEAAREQRRRAREERKKMRELEESGTTDVIETNSVTETDSSTGTTTEGADDDQALLERLAKREARRQKRMQEAMERQKEFDPTISTTNGTDSTLEEQSSISSSRQRHTEEEEEKKETPAQEEESAEESRTTSTRNEDETEEKAAPTTEEVEQPDSGEKGAEEEAVPDVDKEEEERKRKEEEERQQKELEEKKRIEEEERQKREMEEKLKKEEEERQLREEEERKNKAEEENQQKEMEEREKKKKEEEEKPKRFGLKEKNEPAKQNEGLFENKLKKAEKTSRDNVRTSKADDKERQEAERKLQELKRRRNDAESEDVEKMKQKQQDAEAELEELKRKREERRKILEEEEKQKKQELEDKKAKEQEERKRMKEEIEKRRAEAAEKKKQMGEEPPKPAFAISPKGSSKIGAKAEFLSKSAQKSTPPRVSHTPIVSKIGNRLEQYTSAVQGNKDAKSSKSPLADIPTGGARSIKSMWEKGNISSSSESPAPTVKDVAGIKGGVAGRVNSWMAKPPEAEKTAAPAPAAAAAASPAAAKPADAKPGDIGSKRGMWETKKSSTPAKVAVGARSKFH; via the exons ATGGACGATGACTTTGAGCACCGCATGGAgctgaggaggcagaggagagaaCAGATGCGCCTCGAATCTGAGAA tgTGGGTTACGCCAACAATGATGACGAGGAGGAGGCGGCTCGAGAGCAAAGGAGACGTGcgagggaagagaggaagaagatgagGGAGTTGGAGGAGTCTGGAACCACCGATGTCATTGAAACTAACAG TGTGACAGAGACCGACTCCTCCACTGGAACCACCACTGAAGGTGCAGATGATGATCAGGCTTTGCTGGAGCGCCTCGCCAAGAGGGAGGCGCGCCGGCAGAAGAGGATGCAGGAGGCCatggagagacagaaggagTTTGACCCCACCATCAGCACCACCAACGGCACAGACAGCACACTGGAGGAGCAGTcctccatcagcagcagcaggcagcgacacacagaggaagaggaggagaagaaggagacaCCAGCTCAGGAGGAG GAATCTGCTGAGGAATCAAGAACAACAAGCACAAGGAATGAG gATGAAACTGAGGAGAAGGCTGCACCAACAACAGAAGAGGTCGAGCAGCCTGATTCAGGAGAGAAAGGTGCTGAAGAAGAGGCTGTTCCCGATGTTgacaaggaggaggaagaaaggaagaggaaagaggaagaggaaagacagcaaaaagaattggaagagaagaagaggataGAAGAGGAGGAAAGGCAAAAACGGGAAATGGAGGAAAAGCtcaagaaagaggaagaagaaaggcagctgagagaggaggaggagaggaagaacaaggcagaggaggagaatcAACAAAAGGAGATGGAAGAGAG agagaagaaaaagaaagaggag GAGGAGAAGCCGAAGAGATTCGGTTTAAAGGAAAAG AATGAACCAGCCAAACAAAATGAGGGGCTTTTTGAGAATAAACTCAAGAAGGCAGAAAAGACGTCAAG GGACAATGTTCGCACCTCCAAGGCAGACGACAAGGAGCGACAGGAGGCCGAGCGTAAGCTGCAGGAGCTGAAGCGCCGGCGAAATGATGCAGAAAGCGAGGACGTTGAGAAGATGAAGCAGAAGCAGCAGGACGCAGAGGCCgagctggaggagctgaagaggaagagagaagagaggaggaagatcctggaggaggaggagaagcagaagAAACAGGAACTGGAGGACAAGAAAGCCAAAGAACAG gaggagaggaagaggatgaaggaggagaTAGAGAAGAGGAGGGCGGAGgctgcagagaagaagaaacagatgGGGGAAGAGCCTCCAAAACCTGCTTTTGCTATCAGTCCCAAAGGCTCCTCAAAG ATCGGGGCAAAGGCAGAATTCTTGAGCAAATCAGCTCAGAAAAG CACCCCACCCAGAGTGTCTCACACTCCAATTGTCTCCAAGATAGGCAACAGACTGGAACAGTACACTTCTGCGGTCCAG GGAAACAAAGACGCCAAATCCTCAAAGTCTCCATTGGCAGATATTCCTACAGGAGGCGCGCGCAGCATCAAGAGCATGTGGGAGAAAGGAAACATCAGCAGCTCCTCTGAAAGTCCAGCTCCTACCGTCaag gaTGTGGCTGGCATCAAAGGCGGCGTGGCCGGACGTGTCAACAGTTGGATGGCGAAGCCTCCAGAGGCAGAAAAGACAGCAGCACCtgcacctgcagctgcagcagcagcatcaccagcagcagcaaagcCAGCA GATGCAAAACCAGGTGACATCGGCAGTAAGCGTGGCATGTGGGAAACCAAGAAGAGCTCTACACCTGCCAAG